In Nocardioides faecalis, the following proteins share a genomic window:
- a CDS encoding DEAD/DEAH box helicase, whose amino-acid sequence MRPVRATLTESDTTLSTDANDLTTPSDIPGDAPAAAAEPAAEPAAEPAPKPTFRDLGVHPQICDSLEAAGIVHPFAIQEMTLSVALLGTDLIGQARTGTGKTLAFGIPVIQRSIAPTDPDYDQIPKGKPQALVVAPTRELAIQVSSDLEIASRARGLRVLTIYGGVGYDSQLEALEAGVDIVVGTPGRLLDLANRKALDLSHVHALVLDEADEMLDLGFLPDVERMLRLTPETRQTMLFSATMPAAIVALARTHMRHPMNIRAESSYENSTVPATAQFIYLAHDLDKPEILGRVLQAEDADKMIVFTRTKRQAQRVADDLEERGFRSSPLHGDMAQVAREKALTKFREDKIKVLVATDVAARGIDVSGVSHVVNYTCPEDDKTYVHRIGRTGRAGASGIAITLVDATDVHRWKMINKALDLPFDEPVETYSTSEHLFHDQGIAPGTKGRIVPPAPPAPKADRGDRGDRGDRGGRGGERGGRGGERAGDRERREGGERTRSRTRTRSGRPADGDKAATTSTGPAEAAVEAAGEEGAQRPAGASRNRRRRRRSGGSGAAGAAGASGTSENGSAPEGGSSATQSA is encoded by the coding sequence ATGCGACCCGTACGGGCGACACTCACCGAAAGCGACACGACCCTGAGCACCGACGCGAACGACCTCACCACGCCCAGCGACATCCCCGGCGACGCCCCCGCGGCCGCCGCCGAGCCCGCCGCCGAGCCCGCCGCCGAGCCCGCCCCGAAGCCGACGTTCCGCGACCTGGGTGTGCACCCCCAGATCTGCGACTCGCTCGAGGCCGCCGGCATCGTGCACCCCTTCGCCATCCAGGAGATGACCCTCTCCGTCGCGCTGCTGGGCACCGACCTGATCGGCCAGGCACGCACCGGCACCGGCAAGACGCTGGCGTTCGGCATCCCCGTGATCCAGCGCAGCATCGCCCCCACCGATCCCGACTACGACCAGATCCCGAAGGGCAAGCCCCAGGCCCTGGTCGTCGCACCGACCCGTGAGCTCGCGATCCAGGTCTCCAGCGACCTCGAGATCGCCAGCCGGGCCCGCGGCCTGCGCGTGCTGACCATCTACGGCGGCGTGGGCTACGACTCGCAGCTCGAGGCGCTCGAGGCCGGCGTCGACATCGTCGTCGGCACCCCGGGTCGCCTCCTCGACCTGGCCAACCGCAAGGCCCTCGACCTCTCCCACGTGCACGCACTGGTCCTGGACGAGGCCGACGAGATGCTCGACCTGGGCTTCCTGCCCGACGTCGAGCGGATGCTGCGGCTGACCCCGGAGACCCGGCAGACGATGCTGTTCTCCGCGACCATGCCGGCCGCGATCGTGGCCCTGGCCCGCACCCACATGCGGCACCCGATGAACATCCGGGCCGAGTCCTCCTACGAGAACTCCACCGTGCCGGCCACCGCGCAGTTCATCTACCTGGCCCACGACCTGGACAAGCCGGAGATCCTGGGTCGCGTCCTGCAGGCCGAGGACGCCGACAAGATGATCGTCTTCACCCGTACCAAGCGCCAGGCGCAGCGGGTGGCCGACGACCTCGAGGAGCGCGGCTTCCGCTCCAGCCCGCTGCACGGTGACATGGCGCAGGTGGCCCGCGAGAAGGCGCTCACCAAGTTCCGCGAGGACAAGATCAAGGTCCTCGTCGCCACCGACGTGGCGGCGCGCGGCATCGACGTCTCCGGCGTCAGCCACGTGGTCAACTACACGTGCCCCGAGGACGACAAGACCTACGTGCACCGGATCGGCCGCACCGGCCGCGCCGGCGCGTCGGGCATCGCGATCACGCTGGTCGACGCGACCGACGTGCACCGCTGGAAGATGATCAACAAGGCCCTCGACCTGCCGTTCGACGAGCCGGTCGAGACCTACTCGACCTCCGAGCACCTCTTCCACGACCAGGGCATCGCGCCGGGCACCAAGGGCCGGATCGTGCCGCCCGCTCCCCCGGCTCCGAAGGCTGACCGCGGTGACCGTGGTGACCGTGGTGACCGCGGTGGCCGGGGCGGCGAGCGCGGCGGCCGGGGCGGCGAGCGCGCCGGTGACCGGGAGCGCCGCGAGGGCGGCGAGCGCACGCGCAGCCGGACCCGCACCCGCAGCGGCCGCCCGGCCGACGGCGACAAGGCCGCGACCACGAGCACCGGTCCCGCCGAGGCGGCTGTCGAGGCGGCTGGCGAGGAAGGCGCCCAGCGTCCCGCCGGCGCCAGCCGCAACCGGCGTCGTCGCCGTCGCTCCGGTGGCTCGGGTGCCGCTGGTGCGGCGGGCGCCTCCGGCACCTCGGAGAACGGGTCCGCCCCCGAGGGCGGCTCCTCGGCGACGCAGAGCGCCTGA
- a CDS encoding L,D-transpeptidase, producing MKHVRERPGRHRDVRPRYGRMAVLASCVAVTAISLAGSLGLVPGAERSEAASSVAGALSLPTGTPTPSPTPSTTPTPASPTPTPLSPAPSPERLAASAESTALPPQSGQGRRVVFSESRQRVWLVGADERVRRTYLGSGSVYDNLEPGTYKVFSRSRHAVGIDDSGTMEYFVRFTYGTGGAAIGFHTIPVADGEPVQTRAQLGTPLSHGCIRQERSDAIALWEFAPLGTTVVVTP from the coding sequence GTGAAGCACGTCCGTGAACGGCCCGGCCGGCACCGCGACGTTCGTCCGCGCTACGGCCGGATGGCGGTGCTGGCCTCCTGCGTGGCGGTGACCGCGATCTCGCTGGCCGGCTCGCTCGGCCTGGTGCCCGGCGCCGAGCGCTCCGAGGCCGCGAGCTCCGTCGCCGGAGCGCTCAGCCTTCCGACCGGCACCCCGACCCCGAGCCCCACCCCGAGCACGACACCGACCCCGGCAAGCCCGACACCGACCCCGCTCAGCCCGGCGCCCTCCCCGGAGCGCCTCGCGGCGTCGGCGGAGTCGACCGCTCTGCCGCCGCAGTCGGGCCAGGGACGCCGGGTGGTGTTCAGCGAGTCCCGGCAGCGGGTCTGGCTGGTCGGCGCCGACGAGCGGGTGCGCCGCACCTACCTGGGCTCGGGCAGCGTCTACGACAACCTGGAGCCCGGCACCTACAAGGTGTTCTCGCGCAGCCGGCACGCCGTGGGCATCGACGACTCCGGCACGATGGAGTACTTCGTGCGGTTCACCTACGGCACCGGCGGCGCGGCGATCGGCTTCCACACGATCCCCGTCGCCGACGGCGAGCCGGTGCAGACCCGCGCGCAGCTCGGCACGCCGCTCTCGCACGGCTGCATCCGGCAGGAGCGCTCGGACGCCATCGCGCTGTGGGAGTTCGCCCCGCTGGGCACCACGGTCGTCGTCACCCCCTGA
- a CDS encoding SDR family NAD(P)-dependent oxidoreductase: MPTALVTGATAGIGLEFARQLAASGHDLVLVARDRTRLEQVREELAGLGVHVETLSADLTVPEQLARVEERLADRDRGVDLLVNNAGFGLKGAFLENPIDVEQAQQDVLVRAVLRLSHAALGGMVERGSGGIINVSSVAAFLPRGTYSAAKAWVNSFSAWAHAEYGGRGVQVMALCPGFVRTEFHERLGIDRDASAPRVLWLEPDRLVAEALADFARGRAFSVPSKRYKVIVAAARLVPRPALQRLQSLGRK; the protein is encoded by the coding sequence ATGCCCACTGCTCTCGTCACCGGCGCGACCGCCGGCATCGGCCTGGAGTTCGCCCGCCAGCTCGCCGCGAGCGGCCACGACCTGGTGCTCGTGGCCCGCGACCGGACCCGCCTGGAGCAGGTGCGCGAGGAGCTGGCCGGTCTCGGCGTGCACGTCGAGACACTGTCCGCCGACCTCACCGTCCCCGAGCAGCTCGCCCGCGTCGAGGAGCGCCTCGCCGACCGCGACCGCGGCGTGGACCTGCTCGTCAACAACGCAGGCTTCGGGCTCAAGGGCGCCTTCCTGGAGAACCCGATCGACGTCGAGCAGGCCCAGCAGGACGTGCTGGTCCGCGCGGTGCTGCGGCTGAGCCACGCCGCCCTCGGTGGCATGGTCGAGCGCGGCAGCGGCGGGATCATCAACGTCTCCAGCGTCGCGGCGTTCCTGCCCCGCGGCACCTACAGCGCCGCGAAGGCCTGGGTGAACTCGTTCAGCGCCTGGGCGCACGCCGAGTACGGCGGGCGCGGGGTGCAGGTCATGGCCCTGTGCCCCGGTTTCGTGCGCACGGAGTTCCACGAGCGCCTCGGCATCGACCGGGACGCCTCCGCCCCGCGGGTGCTGTGGCTGGAGCCGGACCGGCTGGTGGCCGAGGCGCTCGCGGACTTCGCCCGCGGCCGCGCGTTCTCCGTGCCCTCCAAGCGCTACAAGGTCATCGTCGCCGCGGCCCGGCTCGTGCCCCGCCCGGCACTGCAGCGCCTGCAGTCGCTCGGCCGGAAGTAG
- a CDS encoding DUF6758 family protein: protein MSREEPDAPDPALRRAECPRCPVPVAEVGDGGFSCPEHGRVPALRRPVAASYESFAQHLRRSAPFPTYLPWPLGPGWTVSDFASVSDADGAVATMTCVSGASQLDGPVDVMVISEEPGTGFGARVAGLRGDGGAERWDPGPEIGEGPPPVRLRVEQHPVGLWPVSISTSPGEWDRSVLAGEAGGRWLWLVLRPASAVLLLRDEWIVRDVSATGPQLVALPFGGAAPAW from the coding sequence ATGTCGCGCGAGGAGCCTGACGCCCCCGATCCCGCCCTGCGGAGGGCGGAGTGCCCCCGGTGCCCGGTGCCGGTCGCCGAGGTCGGCGACGGCGGCTTCTCCTGCCCCGAGCACGGACGGGTCCCGGCGCTGCGACGACCGGTCGCCGCGAGCTACGAGAGCTTCGCGCAGCACCTGCGCCGCTCCGCGCCGTTCCCCACCTACCTGCCGTGGCCGCTGGGGCCGGGGTGGACGGTCAGCGACTTCGCGAGCGTCTCGGACGCAGACGGCGCGGTGGCGACGATGACCTGCGTCTCCGGCGCCAGCCAGCTCGACGGGCCGGTGGACGTGATGGTGATCAGCGAGGAGCCGGGCACCGGATTCGGTGCCCGGGTGGCCGGCCTGCGGGGCGACGGCGGGGCCGAGCGCTGGGATCCCGGGCCCGAGATCGGAGAGGGACCGCCGCCGGTGCGGCTGCGCGTCGAGCAGCACCCCGTGGGGTTGTGGCCGGTGTCGATCAGCACGTCGCCGGGGGAGTGGGACCGCTCGGTGCTCGCCGGCGAGGCCGGCGGGCGCTGGCTCTGGCTGGTGCTGCGGCCCGCCTCCGCGGTCCTGCTGCTGCGCGACGAGTGGATCGTGCGCGACGTCTCCGCCACGGGACCGCAGCTGGTCGCCCTGCCCTTCGGCGGCGCCGCGCCGGCCTGGTGA
- a CDS encoding MarC family protein: protein MVEHVLLVEVFVTLFVIMDPVGTVPIFLSLTAGRSAASARRLAWQAVAVSFFVITLFALFGQQILNYLHISLPALQCAGGLLLLLVALELLTGKEEEPTATGDANVALVPLGTPLLAGPGAIVATMLFVQGIDSWESGTAVVIGVVAVHVALWLAMRFSLPILRVIREGGVLLVTRIAGLLLSAIAVQLVADAIRAFVAGEG from the coding sequence ATGGTCGAGCACGTCCTGCTCGTCGAGGTCTTCGTGACGCTGTTCGTGATCATGGACCCGGTCGGCACCGTGCCGATCTTCCTGTCGCTGACCGCGGGCCGCAGCGCGGCCAGCGCGCGCCGGCTCGCCTGGCAGGCGGTCGCGGTGTCGTTCTTCGTGATCACCCTGTTCGCGCTGTTCGGCCAGCAGATCCTGAACTACCTGCACATCTCCCTGCCCGCGCTGCAGTGCGCGGGCGGCCTGCTCCTGCTGCTGGTCGCCCTCGAGCTGCTGACCGGCAAGGAGGAGGAGCCCACCGCGACCGGGGACGCCAACGTGGCACTGGTGCCGCTCGGCACCCCGCTGCTCGCCGGACCCGGCGCGATCGTCGCCACCATGCTCTTCGTCCAAGGCATCGACAGCTGGGAGAGCGGGACCGCCGTGGTGATCGGTGTGGTCGCCGTGCATGTCGCGCTCTGGCTGGCGATGCGGTTCTCCCTGCCGATCCTGCGGGTGATCCGTGAGGGCGGCGTCCTGCTGGTCACCCGCATCGCCGGCCTGCTGCTGTCCGCGATCGCGGTGCAGCTGGTCGCCGACGCGATCCGCGCGTTCGTCGCCGGCGAGGGGTAG
- a CDS encoding PHP domain-containing protein has product MRIDLHTHSRVSDGTDSPTDLVHAAARAGLQVVALTDHDTTAGWTEAAAAAQVAGISLVPGIEVSTRFRGTGVHLLVYLPDADDPALGAELDAIVTARQERVPRMLARLRDLGIPATEQALAEVSGHNLVTGRPHVADLLVRLGVVASRAEAFSAYLADGGPAYVDRYAADLTRMLEVVRGARGVAVLAHPWGRGSAEVLDETALAGLADAGLVGLEVDHLDHTPAQRTRLREIAGRLGLLVTGSSDHHGAGKVGHDLGCETTAPGELARILQRAADLGSPTRVAGKEL; this is encoded by the coding sequence GTGAGGATCGACCTGCACACGCACTCGCGCGTCAGCGACGGCACCGATTCCCCCACGGACCTCGTGCACGCGGCCGCCCGGGCCGGGCTGCAGGTCGTGGCGTTGACCGACCACGACACCACGGCGGGTTGGACCGAGGCCGCTGCGGCCGCGCAGGTGGCGGGGATCTCCCTGGTCCCCGGGATCGAGGTGAGCACCCGGTTCCGCGGCACCGGGGTGCACCTGCTCGTCTACCTGCCCGACGCCGACGACCCCGCCCTGGGTGCCGAGCTCGACGCGATCGTGACCGCGCGCCAAGAGCGCGTGCCTCGGATGCTGGCCCGCCTGCGCGACCTCGGCATCCCCGCCACCGAGCAGGCGCTCGCCGAGGTCTCCGGCCACAACCTGGTCACCGGCCGCCCGCACGTGGCCGACCTGCTGGTGCGGCTCGGCGTGGTCGCCAGCCGCGCCGAGGCGTTCTCGGCCTACCTCGCCGACGGCGGCCCCGCGTACGTCGACAGGTACGCCGCCGACCTCACCCGGATGCTGGAGGTGGTCCGCGGTGCGCGCGGCGTCGCCGTGCTGGCCCACCCCTGGGGCCGCGGCTCGGCCGAGGTGCTCGACGAGACCGCCCTCGCCGGGCTCGCGGACGCCGGGCTGGTCGGGCTCGAGGTGGACCACCTCGACCACACCCCGGCACAGCGCACCCGGCTGCGCGAGATCGCCGGCCGCCTCGGTCTCCTCGTCACCGGCTCCAGCGACCACCACGGCGCCGGCAAGGTCGGCCACGACCTGGGTTGCGAGACGACCGCACCCGGCGAGCTCGCCCGGATCCTGCAGCGCGCCGCCGACCTCGGCTCGCCCACCCGGGTCGCCGGCAAGGAGCTGTGA
- a CDS encoding ferritin-like fold-containing protein — MAESDARASLAPDADPGYVEAVVDLLAVVSYGEISAFERLAEDAKLAPTLRDKLDLATVASTELAKVAALHERIRHFGADPFEAMGPFRNPIEEFHAHTAPSDWYEGLVKAYVGDGLANDFYREIAQFLDPDTRDLIVSSTAEGSHAEFVVDRVRAAIAADPRLGGRLALWGRRLMGEALTQAQRIAADRDALSALLAGGLDRPGLDLAELGRMFTRLTERHMARMGELGLDA; from the coding sequence ATGGCTGAATCCGACGCACGCGCCTCGCTCGCTCCCGACGCCGACCCCGGGTACGTCGAGGCCGTGGTCGACCTGCTGGCCGTGGTGTCCTACGGCGAGATCTCCGCCTTCGAGCGCCTCGCCGAGGACGCCAAGCTCGCTCCGACGCTGCGCGACAAGCTCGACCTCGCCACCGTGGCCAGCACCGAGCTGGCCAAGGTCGCCGCGCTGCACGAGCGGATCCGGCACTTCGGCGCCGACCCGTTCGAGGCGATGGGCCCCTTCCGCAACCCGATCGAGGAGTTCCACGCGCACACCGCGCCCTCGGACTGGTACGAGGGCCTGGTCAAGGCCTACGTGGGCGACGGCCTGGCCAACGACTTCTACCGCGAGATCGCGCAGTTCCTCGACCCCGACACCCGGGACCTGATCGTGTCGTCGACGGCCGAGGGCAGCCACGCCGAGTTCGTGGTCGACCGGGTCCGCGCCGCCATCGCCGCGGACCCGCGTCTGGGTGGTCGCCTCGCACTGTGGGGCCGGCGGCTGATGGGGGAGGCCCTCACCCAGGCGCAGCGCATCGCCGCGGACCGCGACGCGCTGTCCGCGCTGCTGGCCGGCGGACTGGACCGTCCCGGGCTCGACCTGGCCGAGCTGGGCCGGATGTTCACCCGGCTCACCGAGCGGCACATGGCGCGGATGGGCGAGCTCGGCCTCGACGCCTGA
- a CDS encoding sterol desaturase family protein, which yields MLADLWHAVPEPLRDPVAFAVPFFVLLVSLEALAAHLLEDEEPAPAAPGGRTRPPRGGYERRDALASIGAGAVSVLTMSVWKGLGLVVFTVLFAYVAPWQLPADAWWTWAIAILGVDFTFYWAHRVAHRVRLVWATHQAHHSSEYYNFATALRQKWNNAHELVFWAPLPLLGLPPALVFFGFSVSLVYQFFVHTERVDRLWRPVELVFNTPSHHRVHHGSDPEYLDRNYGGILIVWDRLFGTFTPERHRPTYGLTVPVGSTNLLHIQTHEYAAIVRDVRRAPTLRDKLGYVFGPPGWRPVTAALAETPTSA from the coding sequence GTGCTGGCCGACCTCTGGCACGCCGTACCGGAGCCGCTGCGTGACCCCGTCGCGTTCGCGGTGCCGTTCTTCGTGCTGCTCGTGAGCCTCGAGGCGCTCGCCGCCCACCTGCTCGAGGACGAGGAGCCCGCTCCGGCCGCGCCGGGCGGGCGGACGCGTCCGCCCCGCGGCGGCTACGAGCGCCGCGACGCACTGGCCAGCATCGGTGCGGGCGCGGTCTCGGTGCTCACCATGAGCGTCTGGAAGGGACTGGGCCTGGTCGTCTTCACCGTCCTGTTCGCCTACGTCGCGCCGTGGCAGCTGCCGGCGGACGCGTGGTGGACCTGGGCGATCGCGATCCTCGGCGTCGACTTCACGTTCTACTGGGCGCACCGGGTCGCGCACCGGGTGCGGCTGGTGTGGGCGACCCACCAGGCCCACCACTCCAGTGAGTACTACAACTTCGCCACCGCGCTGCGGCAGAAGTGGAACAACGCCCACGAGCTCGTCTTCTGGGCCCCGCTCCCGCTGCTCGGGCTGCCGCCGGCCCTGGTCTTCTTCGGCTTCTCGGTGAGCCTGGTCTACCAGTTCTTCGTGCACACCGAGCGCGTCGACCGGCTGTGGCGACCGGTCGAGCTGGTGTTCAACACGCCCTCGCACCACCGGGTGCACCACGGCAGCGACCCGGAGTACCTTGACCGCAACTACGGCGGCATCCTGATCGTGTGGGACCGGCTGTTCGGCACCTTCACCCCCGAGCGGCACCGCCCGACGTACGGCTTGACGGTGCCGGTGGGCAGCACCAACCTGCTGCACATCCAGACCCACGAGTACGCCGCGATCGTCCGTGACGTGCGCCGGGCACCGACGCTGCGCGACAAGCTCGGCTACGTCTTCGGTCCGCCCGGCTGGCGTCCGGTCACCGCGGCGCTCGCGGAGACGCCCACGTCGGCCTAG
- a CDS encoding ParA family protein: MNSAQAPTHRTTVLAVANQKGGVAKTTSVASIGAALAELGQSVLLVDLDPQACLTFSLGIDPEDLELSVHHVLTKGVAVGEVIIATEDGVDLLPATIELARAEADLLTRTGREHVLRGVLDDLADAGTHYDWVLLDCPPSLGVLTVAALTAATGVLVPLQCETLSHRGVGQLLDTVHDVRRFTNRDLEVWGVLPTLYDGRTNHARAVLDTISQTYDLEVVEPPIPKTIKFAEAPAAGRSILATSRSSKGAQAYREVATGLIDRAGR; encoded by the coding sequence ATGAACAGCGCGCAGGCTCCTACGCACCGCACCACGGTCCTCGCCGTCGCCAACCAGAAGGGTGGCGTCGCGAAGACGACCAGTGTGGCGTCGATCGGTGCCGCCCTGGCCGAGCTCGGCCAGTCGGTGCTGCTGGTCGACCTCGACCCGCAGGCGTGCCTGACGTTCTCGCTGGGCATCGACCCCGAGGACCTCGAGCTGTCGGTGCACCACGTGCTCACGAAGGGCGTCGCCGTCGGCGAGGTCATCATCGCCACCGAGGACGGCGTGGACCTGCTGCCCGCCACCATCGAGCTCGCCCGTGCGGAGGCGGACCTGCTGACCCGCACCGGGCGCGAGCACGTGCTGCGCGGCGTGCTGGACGACCTCGCCGACGCCGGGACGCACTACGACTGGGTGCTGCTGGACTGCCCGCCGTCGCTGGGCGTGCTCACCGTCGCCGCGCTGACCGCCGCCACCGGCGTGCTGGTGCCGCTGCAGTGCGAGACGCTGTCGCACCGCGGCGTCGGCCAGCTGCTCGACACCGTGCACGACGTACGGCGCTTCACCAACCGCGACCTCGAGGTGTGGGGCGTGCTGCCCACGCTGTACGACGGCCGCACCAACCACGCCCGGGCCGTGCTCGACACGATCTCGCAGACCTACGACCTCGAGGTCGTCGAGCCGCCCATCCCCAAGACCATCAAGTTCGCCGAGGCCCCGGCGGCCGGCCGGTCCATCCTCGCCACCAGCCGCAGCAGCAAGGGCGCGCAGGCCTACCGGGAGGTCGCCACCGGCCTGATCGACCGGGCAGGCCGCTGA
- a CDS encoding FtsB family cell division protein, with the protein MAATPGERRTSRKPGRPTTGRSGPRYAERKQAERKQAARERQAALDRARAEHRRRSRLTGRAAILVLVLAVLAVSYASSLRAYLQQRSEIEDLQAQIAQRKASIDELEQEKERWEDPSFVAQQARARFGYVAKGETPYVVVDDDGEPLDASAELGDPDDLADPDKRVWYEDAWDSMKIAGNPPRKVPAPKDTIRAPKADLEEKSKQ; encoded by the coding sequence ATGGCCGCCACCCCCGGCGAGCGCCGCACGTCCCGCAAGCCCGGCCGTCCCACCACGGGTCGGTCCGGGCCGCGGTACGCCGAGCGCAAGCAGGCCGAGCGCAAGCAGGCCGCCCGGGAGCGCCAAGCCGCGCTCGACCGGGCGCGTGCCGAGCACCGGCGACGCTCCCGGCTGACCGGCCGGGCGGCCATCCTGGTCCTGGTGCTGGCCGTGCTCGCGGTCTCCTACGCCTCCTCGCTGCGGGCCTACCTGCAGCAGCGCAGCGAGATCGAGGACCTGCAGGCCCAGATCGCGCAGCGCAAGGCGAGCATCGACGAGCTGGAGCAGGAGAAGGAGCGGTGGGAGGACCCCTCCTTCGTGGCCCAGCAGGCCCGGGCCCGCTTCGGCTACGTCGCCAAGGGCGAGACGCCGTACGTCGTGGTCGACGACGACGGTGAACCGCTCGACGCCTCCGCCGAGCTCGGGGACCCCGACGACCTCGCCGACCCGGACAAGCGGGTCTGGTACGAGGACGCGTGGGACTCCATGAAGATCGCCGGCAACCCGCCCCGCAAGGTGCCGGCCCCCAAGGACACCATCCGCGCCCCCAAGGCGGACCTGGAAGAGAAGAGCAAGCAGTGA
- a CDS encoding DUF202 domain-containing protein: protein MSTPPPSTGRRAARRPRRVYDVGTDPDIRESLANERTFLSWVRLALALVAGAVAVASPALGFTTPARLVLSVGLLLLAAIAVGVGWYRWEHNEVAIRTGAPRPGFTGGMLFLAAAGLLLTGALLTALLSH from the coding sequence GTGAGCACCCCACCGCCGTCCACCGGCCGTCGCGCCGCCCGGCGCCCGCGCCGGGTGTACGACGTGGGCACCGACCCCGACATCCGGGAGTCGCTGGCCAACGAGCGCACCTTCTTGTCCTGGGTGCGTCTCGCGCTGGCGCTGGTCGCGGGCGCGGTCGCGGTGGCCTCGCCGGCGCTGGGGTTCACCACCCCGGCACGCCTGGTGCTCTCCGTCGGGCTGCTGCTGCTCGCCGCCATCGCGGTCGGGGTCGGCTGGTACCGCTGGGAGCACAACGAGGTGGCCATCCGCACCGGCGCCCCGCGGCCCGGCTTCACCGGCGGGATGCTGTTCCTGGCCGCCGCCGGCCTGCTGCTGACCGGCGCCCTGCTGACCGCGCTGCTCTCGCACTGA
- the eno gene encoding phosphopyruvate hydratase encodes MAAIEAVGAREILDSRGNPTVEVEVLLDDGSFARAAVPSGASTGAFEAVELRDGGDRYAGKGVQKAVDAVVQVLGPAIEGLDAADQRLIDQTMLAADGTPNKAQLGANAILGVSLAVARAAADSADLPLYRYVGGPNAHLLPVPMMNILNGGAHADSNVDIQEFMVAPIGAPTFREALRMGAEVYHALKSVLKEKSLSTGLGDEGGFAPNLESNRAALDLIAEAVAKAGYTLGKDVALALDVAASEFYADGVYTFEGQSKTAAEMTAYYAELVAAYPIVSIEDPLNEEDWEGWKTITDELGDKTQLVGDDLFVTNVERLQRGITGGQANAMLVKVNQIGTLTETLDAVELAHRAGYRNMMSHRSGETEDTTIADLAVATNCGQIKTGAPARSDRVAKYNQLLRIEDELGDAARYAGAAAFPRYAG; translated from the coding sequence GTGGCAGCCATCGAAGCCGTCGGAGCCCGCGAGATCCTCGACTCGCGCGGCAACCCCACCGTCGAGGTCGAGGTGCTCCTCGACGACGGGTCCTTCGCCCGGGCCGCCGTGCCCAGCGGCGCCTCCACCGGTGCCTTCGAGGCCGTGGAGCTGCGCGACGGCGGGGACCGCTACGCCGGCAAGGGCGTGCAGAAGGCCGTCGACGCGGTCGTCCAGGTGCTCGGCCCGGCCATCGAGGGTCTCGACGCCGCCGACCAGCGGCTGATCGACCAGACCATGCTGGCCGCGGACGGCACCCCCAACAAGGCCCAGCTGGGCGCCAACGCGATCCTCGGCGTCTCCCTGGCCGTGGCCCGCGCGGCCGCGGACTCCGCGGACCTGCCGCTGTACCGCTACGTCGGTGGCCCCAACGCGCACCTGCTGCCCGTGCCGATGATGAACATCCTCAACGGCGGCGCCCACGCGGACTCCAACGTCGACATCCAGGAGTTCATGGTCGCCCCGATCGGTGCGCCGACGTTCCGCGAGGCGCTGCGGATGGGTGCGGAGGTCTACCACGCGCTCAAGTCCGTGCTGAAGGAGAAGAGCCTCTCGACGGGCCTGGGCGACGAGGGCGGCTTCGCGCCGAACCTGGAGTCCAACCGCGCGGCCCTGGACCTGATCGCCGAGGCGGTCGCGAAGGCCGGCTACACCCTGGGCAAGGACGTCGCGCTCGCCCTGGACGTCGCCGCCAGCGAGTTCTACGCCGACGGCGTCTACACCTTCGAGGGCCAGTCCAAGACGGCCGCCGAGATGACGGCGTACTACGCCGAGCTCGTCGCCGCCTACCCGATCGTCTCCATCGAGGACCCCCTCAACGAGGAGGACTGGGAGGGCTGGAAGACCATCACCGACGAGCTCGGTGACAAGACCCAGCTCGTCGGCGACGACCTCTTCGTCACCAACGTCGAGCGGCTGCAGCGTGGCATCACCGGCGGGCAGGCCAACGCGATGCTGGTCAAGGTCAACCAGATCGGCACGCTGACCGAGACCCTCGACGCCGTCGAGCTGGCCCACCGCGCGGGCTACCGCAACATGATGAGCCACCGCTCGGGCGAGACCGAGGACACCACGATCGCCGACCTCGCCGTGGCGACCAACTGCGGCCAGATCAAGACCGGCGCCCCGGCCCGCTCCGACCGGGTCGCGAAGTACAACCAGCTCCTGCGCATCGAGGACGAGCTCGGCGACGCGGCACGGTACGCCGGTGCCGCGGCGTTCCCGCGCTACGCGGGCTGA